A stretch of Haloprofundus halophilus DNA encodes these proteins:
- a CDS encoding aldo/keto reductase produces MEYRQLGATGTRVSSICYGTWRFGMKSNGEYETDRGEAHELLDAYEAGGGNFIDTANVYGDPNGTSEDWIGDWLAERDREEFVLASKVYFPFDSENPNGRGLSRTHIRNQIEGTLDRLGTDYLDLYYIHRWDENTPIEETMRTLTGLVEEGKVNYLGASTMAAWQLTKALWKSDVNDYARFDVTQPMFHAAQTEVDDYLDVCADQDVAVCPYSPLAGGFLTGKYERDDDGNAVGPDGSRANLVDYFQDAYVSEHGWEVLDAIREVADEVDATPAQVALRWLVDQREFACIPIVGARTVDQMEENLGAVDVSLSDDQYDRIADARTGDEE; encoded by the coding sequence ATGGAGTACCGACAACTCGGAGCGACGGGAACGCGCGTCTCGTCCATCTGTTACGGCACGTGGCGATTCGGCATGAAGAGCAACGGCGAGTACGAAACCGACCGCGGGGAGGCCCACGAACTACTCGACGCCTACGAGGCCGGTGGCGGGAATTTCATCGACACCGCGAACGTCTACGGCGACCCCAACGGGACGAGCGAAGACTGGATCGGCGACTGGTTGGCCGAGCGCGACCGCGAGGAGTTCGTGCTCGCCTCGAAAGTGTACTTCCCCTTCGACAGCGAGAACCCCAACGGACGAGGCCTGTCGCGGACGCACATCAGAAATCAAATCGAGGGCACCCTCGACCGGCTCGGCACCGACTATCTGGACCTCTACTACATCCACCGCTGGGACGAGAACACGCCTATCGAGGAGACGATGCGGACGCTCACCGGATTGGTCGAAGAGGGCAAGGTGAACTACCTCGGGGCGTCGACGATGGCGGCGTGGCAGTTGACGAAGGCGCTGTGGAAATCCGACGTCAACGACTACGCGCGCTTCGACGTGACGCAACCGATGTTCCACGCGGCGCAGACCGAGGTCGACGACTACCTCGACGTCTGCGCGGACCAGGACGTCGCGGTCTGTCCGTACTCGCCGCTGGCCGGGGGATTCCTCACCGGCAAGTACGAGCGCGACGACGACGGCAACGCCGTCGGTCCCGACGGGTCGCGCGCGAACCTCGTCGACTACTTCCAGGACGCCTACGTCTCCGAGCACGGCTGGGAGGTGCTTGACGCGATTCGAGAGGTGGCCGACGAAGTCGACGCGACGCCCGCGCAGGTCGCGCTCCGCTGGCTCGTCGACCAGCGCGAGTTCGCCTGCATCCCCATCGTCGGCGCGCGTACCGTCGACCAGATGGAGGAGAACCTCGGTGCGGTGGACGTGAGCCTCTCCGACGACCAGTACGACCGCATCGCCGACGCGCGCACCGGCGACGAGGAGTAG
- a CDS encoding aldo/keto reductase → MEYRQLGATGTRVSALCYGTWRFGRKTDGTNETERSEAHDLLDAFAERGGNFIDTANVYGDPNGTSEEWIGDWLAERDREDYVLTSKVYFPFDEDNPNGRGLSRTHIRNQIEGTLDRLGTDYLDLYYIHRWDEDTPVEETLQTLNGLVEDGRVNYLGASTMAAWQLTKALWKSDVNDYARFDVTQPLFHAGYYEDVKEYLDVCADQDLAVCPYSPLAGGFLTGKYERADEDDPQAVRGPDGSRANIDERFGDYYVSERGWKVLDAIREVADEVDASPAQVALRWLMQIEQFTCIPIVGARTEEQLEENLGAVDVSLTREQHDRIRDARYDESGNLWGH, encoded by the coding sequence ATGGAGTACCGACAGCTCGGAGCGACGGGGACGCGCGTCTCCGCGCTCTGTTACGGCACGTGGCGATTCGGGCGCAAGACCGACGGGACGAACGAGACCGAGCGCAGCGAGGCGCACGACCTGCTCGACGCGTTTGCGGAGCGCGGCGGGAACTTCATCGACACCGCGAACGTCTACGGCGACCCCAACGGGACGAGCGAGGAGTGGATCGGCGACTGGCTGGCCGAGCGCGACCGCGAGGACTACGTTCTCACCTCGAAAGTGTACTTCCCCTTCGACGAGGACAACCCCAACGGACGAGGCCTGTCGCGCACCCACATCCGAAACCAGATAGAGGGGACGCTCGACCGGCTCGGCACCGACTACCTCGACCTCTACTACATCCACCGCTGGGACGAGGACACCCCCGTCGAGGAGACCCTCCAGACCTTGAACGGCTTGGTCGAGGACGGCCGCGTCAACTACCTCGGCGCGTCGACGATGGCGGCGTGGCAGTTGACGAAGGCGCTGTGGAAGTCCGACGTCAACGACTACGCGCGCTTCGACGTGACGCAACCGCTGTTTCACGCGGGCTACTACGAGGACGTGAAGGAGTATCTCGACGTCTGCGCCGACCAGGACCTCGCGGTCTGTCCGTACTCGCCGCTGGCTGGGGGATTCCTCACCGGGAAGTACGAACGCGCCGACGAGGACGACCCGCAGGCCGTCAGGGGACCGGACGGCTCTCGGGCGAACATCGACGAGCGCTTCGGCGACTACTACGTCTCCGAACGCGGCTGGAAGGTGCTCGACGCGATTCGGGAGGTCGCCGACGAAGTCGACGCTTCGCCCGCGCAGGTCGCGCTGCGGTGGTTGATGCAGATAGAGCAGTTCACCTGTATCCCCATCGTCGGCGCGCGCACCGAGGAGCAGTTAGAAGAGAACCTCGGCGCGGTCGACGTGAGTCTCACCCGGGAGCAACACGACCGGATACGAGACGCCCGATACGACGAGAGCGGGAACCTCTGGGGCCACTGA
- a CDS encoding SelT/SelW/SelH family protein, whose amino-acid sequence MTAVEIEYCVPCGYLDRAEQIQHQLLEEFGRELDSVALVTGDHGVLRVTADDEVVFDKDEGDEYDVDAIAEGVRSRLGEA is encoded by the coding sequence ATGACAGCCGTCGAAATCGAGTACTGCGTCCCGTGCGGCTACCTCGACCGGGCCGAACAGATTCAACACCAGTTGCTGGAGGAGTTCGGGCGGGAACTCGACTCGGTGGCACTCGTCACCGGCGACCACGGCGTCCTCCGCGTCACCGCCGACGACGAGGTCGTGTTCGACAAGGACGAGGGCGACGAGTACGACGTCGACGCCATCGCCGAGGGCGTCCGGAGCCGCCTCGGCGAGGCCTGA
- a CDS encoding DUF7546 family protein produces the protein MSTLARSLPRPSHDTLLYAGVLFNVELAALLAYGLLTPGTLIPARYTVYGLLWLNVGVLAVAKTSVAPASTRTKRRAAVVAAAYFAALAVAGGLVTLAAPHGGAGLRIGWLPPGWGPALIYGGETLNVILMPGRVVGYVALTYLVYATVIDAAGAAVSGILGLLSCVSCSWPILASLATAVLGSGSALAASTTALSYDLSTVVFVVTVALLYWRPFGR, from the coding sequence ATGAGTACTCTCGCCCGCTCACTTCCCCGACCCTCGCACGACACGCTCCTCTACGCCGGCGTCCTGTTCAACGTCGAACTCGCCGCGCTCCTCGCGTACGGGCTGTTGACGCCCGGAACGCTGATTCCCGCTCGGTACACAGTGTACGGGTTGCTCTGGCTAAACGTGGGTGTCCTCGCGGTGGCGAAGACGTCCGTCGCGCCCGCGTCGACCCGGACGAAGCGCCGCGCGGCCGTCGTCGCCGCCGCCTACTTCGCGGCGCTGGCCGTCGCCGGCGGACTCGTGACGCTCGCCGCACCCCACGGCGGCGCGGGCCTCCGCATCGGCTGGCTCCCGCCGGGATGGGGACCGGCGCTCATCTACGGCGGCGAGACGCTCAACGTGATTCTGATGCCCGGGCGCGTCGTCGGCTACGTCGCGCTGACGTACCTCGTCTACGCGACGGTTATCGACGCCGCGGGCGCGGCCGTCTCGGGCATCTTAGGTCTCCTCTCCTGCGTCTCCTGTTCGTGGCCGATTCTCGCCTCGCTGGCGACGGCCGTGTTGGGGAGCGGGTCGGCGCTGGCCGCGTCGACGACGGCGCTGTCGTACGACCTCTCGACGGTCGTGTTCGTCGTCACCGTCGCGCTGCTGTACTGGCGACCGTTCGGCCGATAG